One Pantoea eucalypti genomic region harbors:
- the ybcJ gene encoding ribosome-associated protein YbcJ codes for MTSFSLGKFPHVDLCDLLKLEGWVQSGAQAKVVIAEGEVKVNGAVETRKRCKIVAGQTVEFAGFRITVVE; via the coding sequence ATGACAAGTTTTTCACTGGGTAAATTCCCGCATGTCGATCTGTGTGACCTGTTAAAGCTGGAAGGCTGGGTTCAGAGCGGTGCACAGGCGAAAGTCGTGATTGCCGAGGGTGAAGTGAAGGTGAATGGCGCGGTTGAAACCCGTAAGCGCTGCAAGATCGTAGCCGGTCAGACCGTGGAATTTGCCGGTTTCCGCATCACTGTGGTCGAGTAA